A stretch of DNA from Strigops habroptila isolate Jane chromosome 10, bStrHab1.2.pri, whole genome shotgun sequence:
ATGCAGACCAGTATATAAATCACTTGGCTCCTAGTAGGCACTTCTTAAGAGTTCAATCTGATTGGAAACAGATTACCTGCACAggccttttcttccccttttcctcctcttttcgttatatatacatatataaggaaagcattcagaaaaactCTTTACCTTGTGGCAATTCTctgaagatttctttctctgtctcgGTCTTTGACAACATCTGGCTTCACTCGGCACATCATTTCCCACTCCCGCTTTTTATCGAGCTGTGTTATAAATATTGTGATGTGAAACAACATGGACATTTGAGAATGCAGCATACTTTGATGGAGTATgtagcaggaggaaaagaaatagaagataaaTCAACAAAGCTCAGTTGGATTTGAGAGTAAGGGGAACTCCACTACAGGGCTGGACAACAGGTCTCAAGGCAAGTCTCTTGCACTGACACACCAGGGGCCATAGTCAAATCTCAAAGAGTCACTTGATTTTTGGTAACAAAAGCTAGGAAAGACTCACACCAGAATGATGCCTCTGGCTCAAGACAAGCAGAAAGAGtctaaaaaaaacctcaaatgcTTTCACACTGACTGCTATAGGCAAGGAAATTATTCAGAGATAGCTTTCAACTACTAGACTTCACAAGCTGATCACAGAGAAAGTTATACATAATAAAATCCTGGGTCTATCAAGACAGGCATGTTGCATTTTGAGCCTTGGGAATTTGACTTCCCGCGCTGAATTAATCACAGTACAGCACTGTGACCAACAGTGACACACAGCAAAGACTACAATGGGCAGAACAAGAGGAAGAGCACCAAGTGCCCACTGGAGAACAGCAATTGTGTACAACACTGatttttgctggggttttttttgaggctctgtttcaaaagcaaactgatCTGCTTTCCCATTTCCAGAAGCCACAATACCGCCAGCTTTATTTTTGCTACAGTATGAGAACATTGTATTTCCCCAGCCTCTTGCTTCAGGAGTAAGGCagtgaaattttttttcctctcttttaacAGTATTCTAGGCCTGGTGATGTTGCACTAAGTCTGTTTTATGCAAGAAGTCCTTCATGAAATTTCAGAGCCCTTGTCTTTATAATTCCAGGCAGACTACTACGAATTTGTGAGTTTATGACCATGTTTTGGCCTTTGATCAAAAGAACTGCCCTATTCTAGCTTCCATCAGCAAGAAATTAATGGAAGGCAGACTATTCTGAAGTTTTTCTAAGGGTAAACAAGTCAGTTTGGGGACCTTCAACCCACCTCTGCTTTGCAGTTATCTCGCATACTTACTGGATGAGAACAGGTATTTAGGACAACCGTAACTGAGCAGATGCTGAACTGAAACTCCCTGTATTTAAAAGGCAGGCCATGGCATAACCACTGCATGTCCCAAACCGTCAGATGGATAACCTGGTTATCCCATTGAAACACAACTGGTACGATGAGACATCAGAactattaatgtatttttagccTGAAGGTAAATCAATCACAGCCTGGAAATTAAAAGTTCCACTAAAGACACAAACAAATTACTTAATTGCcaacacagttttgttttcttcatagcagTTTCAGAACCAGCAGCAATTTAGGGCATGGGCACTGTAACAGAAAACTCCTACCAGGGAAATCATCGAGGGGAGCAAACAAGGATTCACAACCGCATCAGTGATTAATGCAATCTCAACCTAGAGGTATTTGATTTTGGAAACCACAGCAGAACTTaaatgaaagcagttttctcctctttctccctctcactTTCAGTGAGAGAGAACTATTTCAACTTGTAATGCCAACAAAGTGAATTATAGCCCAAATGAACAACAGCAATAGAAACCTAAGCTTAAAGCAGCTGCCTTCACCCTCTCAACAAGAAACACACCTGAAGTTGACAGCCTGGAACAGTCCTGCTGCCAAAGATCATCCTGCCTGATGGCCCAGAAAAAGCAGTAAGGGAAAAAGCCCTACAGCATGACTGTctggaaagtaaaaaaacaacCTGAAGCTACTTGAGATCACTGTGGAGAAGAGACTCCAAAACTGAGACAGTCTCAGATCATTCTCTGAGATCCCCACTGAGGGGATCTTCCATATATCTCCATCTGACTGTGACTGCACAATGAAATACTGCATCTTTTCCTCACCTTCAtcctcttctccagcctttcttgtttttcctttgctttctctttctccaggtTTTTATTCTTGGCCAAGATGATGGACTTATTTTGTGGAATCTTTTTGTTGAGCACTTTTGCCATGGCATCTGCCCAGCCTGCACTTGGGCCAGCTTTGGAGCTAGTTGCCTCTTCAACCTCATTGCCAAGGGCTGCTGTTTCACCTTCATCATCACCATCCAGGGCTTCGCCTCCTGATGAGTAGCTGTCTTCTGGAAGCCCTGAGCTTAACTCTGAATCTAGGGGTAAAAAaagggaacaacaaaaaaaaaaaaagaagtatcagGAGTTCTGTTTCTAGTAAGGATGCATGACTAGCATAATTTGTTCCATATGTAAATGTTATTCGAGTTCAGGGTCATGTTCTGCTTGCTGTCATTGAATTAATTGAATTCCTCAAGCAGGCATACACCACCATAATGAATTTATTAGAAAGCATCCAGTGCAAGTGCTTGCTCATCTCACTGATGATTTGAAGTGATTTATGAGGTTGggtaaaagggaaaaggcagctttGGATATTTATTATTAGATTAATGAATAATTCGATGTTTAGGAGTGgtaatttcagggaaaaaaatgtattttctggttCAAAAATTGTAATGTATAAATGCATACACACATCTAcaaatgtacacacacacaaactgcaACAGTGACATCTAGCGTTTAAATGCAAAAGCCACATGGATGAAAACGAAGTGTGGGGGGGCATTTCTTGCATGAAAGCAAAATCTGCTCAAGGAAAATAACGCCAGCAAACCCCCCTTATTACCTAAGCATAATGAACACAGCGAGGAGACTGCTTTGTGAAATACAGAATCAAGACAGTTGTCAGGTAGCTCAAAAAAATGCAGAGGCACTGAACTTTTCTGGTAGAAGTAACTGCTCGAGTTCCTGATACACAAATAGAACACCCCCAAATTTAAGTTTCCTTACCCTATGCCcccttcaaaacaaaacaagaagctAAAAGACTGAAATCTGGAATCAAACAGTAGCAAGACAGGAGAGAGCGGCCCACTAGACGGCAATTTAAACACATGAAGAATCTACCCTCATTAGTCTGTTCATAGCAAAAACAAAGTATTTGACGGGGTGGACGATTAACTAGAATGAAACGGGCTGCAAGTACAGTATTAATGATATTCCCTATTAATCAATTGCCTATTTAATTACTTAACAAACATAAACATACACTGTTGCCAGACTAACTCATTACTCTGCCTTCTTCATGTGCCttttcaaaccagaaaaaaccccaaagtagCATCGAAACAGTGGCGCAAACCAACTTAAACCAAAATCTCTAGTGCCCACGCATGTTTATAGAGGTTTGGATAGTATTTAGTTAtcaaaaaatggaaagaagaaaaattatatatttatcaATCCACTGCATGTGTATCTCCACATCCCAGTTCTTACATGTGGAACCACTTGTCTAGTTTTCACCCCTAGACCTTGTCCATGCTAGAAAACTGCTATCTAGATTTTAAACAAGGAATTATCCCCAACTTACAACTTTTTATACATACAGTAGCTAACAGCTACCAAAAGTCTAAACCCGAATTCCACACACTGTTCAGGACCAACTTCCACAGTcagccatagaatcacagaatggtttgggttggaaaggaccttcagatcatccagttcaacccccttccatgggcagggacacctcacactagaccatgtcacccaagaccctgcccaacctggccaTGAATGACCTCCAAcccactgccagggatgaagcattcataacctccctgggcaacctattccagcgccccaccaccctcacagcaaagaacttcttccttacatctaacctaaacttcccctgtttaagtttgaacccgtttCCCCTTGTCCTAAAGATTCATCAGACttatcaaaaggaaaactgtaaaaGCATGTGTTAGGTCTCCTTTATATACTACTTTGTCAATAAAATAGCACGATAGTACCAACATTTCGTTTTCAACAATTACAGAAAGATGAACAAGGCTTCAACAACCTGCCATGACTTACTCTTTAATACAACACTATGAGATAAAGCAGAGGCATTTCAAACTAACTTAAAACTAGATTACCTCTATCAGAAACAGGACCTGGGGCTCTATTTTCAATTCCAAAGACTAAAGCCCAGCATAGATTTAATATAAAAAGACCTAACTGGGGAGGGGGCAATATGCATACATCCCCATACTTTATTCTCCCAACCTTGCTCAATGACCTAGGTGTAGACACACACAGTTAAAACCAGCAATCATTCAGAAACGAGTTCTGAAAGAAGCTCCCATGCAAAGCTTCCCCTTGGGTTGTTTTGACCCTCAAACCAAACAGAACCACTGCACTGGCCACAACCTTGATTCCCCCCagaataaaaggaggaaaaaaattgcaattacATTATATAATTAAGAAGCAATCACAACTAGCTAGCTATACCCCCACAACACATGGAAATGCAAGAATGAGTGGAGAACCATGCGATACAGGATGCAGTATGTGTTTGTGCTCTCCCGGTGGATTACTGTAGTAGGCGTATCCCAAAGCTTTTCCCCGGAGCAGGAAGCAGATCGCCGCCTCGTACAGAcgaaatcacacacacacacacgcagcTCATGGCACCGCGTAGtgcttctccccctccccaaaaaaacgGGGGTACCCcagagaaacacagcagcaaagttATTTTGACGGGCCCAGCGAATAAACGAGCCGCTGCTGGTAGTCCAAGCCTAAAGCAGCGGAAAGAAGGCCCGATGCACCAGcgcagggcaaggcaaggctggGGCCGCTCaccaccccagcagcagagcctcaGGGCACCCCGCTGCCTCCCCTGCACCGCGAAGGGGCTTCGACAGGCGGCTGGGCCGAGGCTTTCGCTCCCGCTCCCCCGCTCCAGCACTATGCCCAGGCTCCGGAGGGGACAGAGAGGAGTGGCAGCCGAGGCCGGGCACACTCAGAAGCCCGCCCGAGCAGAGAGGGACCCAACCGCCCGTTACCGCTGTCCGCCTGCTCGCCCTCCGCCGCCTCGCCTCCACGTGGGGCCGCTACGGCAGCCGCCATCTTCACCACGGCCCGCCCACTGTCGCGTTGAGTTCCGGCCTCACCGCGCCGCGAATCCGCGTTCCGGCTCCCAAGGTTCCGGGAAGCGGCTGCCCGTGGAGAGGCGGGAAGGCGCCTCAGGGAGCGGGGCAGGGGTTGATGGTGGTGGTTGTAACTGAGCGATCGGCAGAGATCAATAACTGCTAAAGGAGAGGGGTCTGAGCGggcttctcctctccctcagGTGCggggctgctgctccttccagACCCTGcgagcctcctcctcctcccttggAGGCTGTTCGGCATCGGGCAACGCTGTTTTGGGGTCACCCCACCCAGGCACGGAGATGTGGGTTCGCGTTTTcgtatcatagaatcaactgggtgggaaaagagctttaagaccatcaaatccaacctttacaccaccactaacccatggcactgagggcctcatctacacgttGTGAGCActgcagggacggtgactccagcagtgccctgggcagcctgttccaatgcctgagcaccctctggggaaggagttgttcctcatctccatctaaacctgccctggtgcagcttgaggttgttacctcttgtcctattgcttgttacttgggagaagagactgaccccacctcactaaaacctcctgtcaggtagctgtagagGGCGATAAGGTCGCCCCTGTTTATTCtctggggttgtttagcctcttctccagactaaaccaccacagttccctcagctgctcctcatcgggcttgtgctgcagagaaagccTGCCTCAGTCTGAGCCAAAACGTGGAGGGTGCTCCAGCAAAAGCTGAAACCCAGCCAAGCTCAGGCCGGTTATTCTCTTCCACTTTGGGGAGTCACTGTGAACGTGCAGTGATAAAAACACATTGGTGGTGTATTTACTGCAGGTTGTGTGGTGGGAAGAAGAGTTTGAAGTCTTACCTTCGTAATGCTGATGTCCTCAAGAAAACTTGGGCACGCTTTCAAACGTTGCCCCAAAGGAGGGTGGTTTTCAACATGAGGAggaatgaaaaagtgaaattatcttttgttggcttttcatgcagtcaaataaaaaaaaaaaaaaaaccaccccaaaaaaccccaaacccaaacaccccaccccccaaaaaacccccaaaaaagaaagaacaaaaccaaaacaacaaccacccccccaaaaaaaaccccaaaataaaaaagaaccaCACAAATGAACATTTACTACATCCTTATAAAGATTTACCGGTTTTGTGCTGATGCCACATACTgctttgaatgcattttttcctacaCTAGAGACTGTTTACTGCGCTAGAGACCGTCCTCTGAGGTTACTCTCAGTCTTTAAGGTTACCTGCACTAGCTAATATCTGCAGAAGGGGTGAGCTCAGACCTCCTTGGACACTAAAAGGCACATGGGCCCCAGATAGGTGAGTAGGTCATGGACCTGCTGTAAACAATTCTGCTTTACTTCTGTGTGTCCAAAAGGATATGTTCCACCGCAGAACGGGCTGGGATGTTAACCTCTCCATGACAATCACTGTATCCACCTAACTTACACTGATATAATGCTTAGCATGAGTAATTTAAGTCCCAGACCACTGACTATGCTTTACATTCTTTTACAGAATTTTCAGATTAGGAGTTTAGGATGCTAGAAATTTTTGCAAAGTCCTGTTCAATTGATGAACTGAAATCCCTTTCTGTTAATGGTAGTTGTTTTTAGCACTGGGTGATCAGAAGAGCAAACTATCCACCATGTatagggggagaaaaaaaaaaaaaaagaaaagaaaaaccttacCTTAGGTTATAGAGTTTCTTATCTTAGTAACACTACATTTCTGTCACTTCACAACTAGTAAATGGACACATGGATTTTAAGGCCAGACTAATGCTACCCACCATCCAATTACTCACTTCAATGCATCTGCAAGAAGTACCTCTTGAAAAAAGCACCACCTAGAACACCAAAACTGTAAAAGAAGCAAATCTTCTTACACACCTTCTTACCTAAAAGcactcaaacaaacaaaatttagTTATCAAGAACTGCTATCACTGTAACAATTGAATATGCTGTAGCCAGAAGCTCCAGGATTCCTTGGAGCCCCAAAGGTGTAATACAAATAACTTTGGACATTGAAAAGCGTATCTATGGATGAGAGTATAGCTAGTAATGTGTCTGAGAAGATTTGCCCAAAACAATTCTTGTCTTAGGTCATAATCATTAAGCATGATCATTTGGGTGAAACACCTCACCCCTTTGCACATTCTTTGACACCTTAGAGAGCCTGTATGCATGAACATGTATTAAAATAAGGAATGGTGCCTCGTGTTGTAAATGAGGTGCAAGGCAATGCTATACGTAGATATTAATGATCTCAGACtggtgttttgattttaagTGGCTCTTGGTTTTTAAATCTCAATTATCATATGGTAGTGTACATATGGTAGCGAACAAACACCTctcacccccccaaaaaccaacaaaaccaaccaaaaaaacctcccaaaaataaaaaacaaacaaaaacaaccccaaaacaaaaaaaaaaaaccaaaaaccaaacaaaaaaaaaaaggggggggaaccccaaaccaaaaaacaacctacaggagaaaaatgttccaTGAGGAGTATTCGTCACTATTTTGCAGGTTTTACAATCATTAAAATGCTACTTTTTGCACCTGTATTTTTGTAACTAAATACTTAATTTGTTGTTGCTACTCTGCACAGTCAGTGACCTGTGTGTTTGTGCTTCTGacattcctttttttgctgTCCTAAGGATAGCAAATTCCTTCTGACACCTCAGTATCAGGTGTAAAAATGAGAAGTTGCAGAAAGGTCAGAAAAGAGCCACAGATATTATTACATGGCTGTGGAAACTGTTTCACAAGGAAAGGAGCTATTAGGAAAGAATTTCAGTGTAATTCATTGTCACAAGCAAAGAGAAACCCCGTGTGGAAAAACTGGGGCCTCTGCTACGAGCTGCACAGTAAGAAGGAAACCATAAACATCCCCATGATGTTTAATGGAGAAGCCCAAGCTTTACAGGAGACGTAATTCCTAATGTTTTACACTGTAGGGCTCAAATCCTAGGATGTCTGCCAATAATAAGCACTAACCATTTGGTCAAGTCTGCTATGTGATGATAAAGACACTGTTTGCTTAGCATCATTCATCTCTGAATCACattgtgttggaagggacactGCTAGGAGAAGGTTATTAAACTGCATAGACAAAAAGCTCTTCCAGCATGGCAATTACAGTCCTCATTTCCTAGTACACATACCTTACTGAACATGTCTTACTCTTGGTAGCATATTTGTCTTGGAAGTATGTCAAAATCTTCAGCTTAAGTCCTGTAATGGGTTCCAATAAATGACGGTTCTGTACCTTCTTCCCTCAGACTGAATTAACAAGTTACATCTCTGGTAACATACTTCTCCCCACAAGCATTATCCCAAAGCATTTGTCAGGAAATTTTTTGCCAAACCTCATTTCAAATGACTGTCATTGCCTCTCATCGCTCTGGTCTGGATGTTTTTCTGCATTGAAATTGTGGTCTGAGGAACGCTGGAGATATAACCACCCTACAAAATCTTTCCAGTGCAGGCAAAGCAGCAGTTACCTCCCAGTTTATCATTGTCAGCAGtgcctgaagagcagcagatgcACAAGCTGGCATTCCGCCTGTACAGGTCTGTAGTAAAACCATGGCTAATGAGACAGTACATGAAACTTTGATCTGTGGATGCAGCAGAGCcaacatctgaaaaacaagCTGTGAAGAGGATGGCACCGGAAGTTTCAACCCTAacttttttaagtttttaaatgtGTTCATTATTATTTTGGCTTAAGGTTTAAATATCTACAATACTGGGACACAGCCCACTTGAAGTGGTTACTATATATTCCTCATTacaaaaatagcagcagcaaaatgaagacaaaactTCCCTTTGGTTTCTCTTTGGGAAGCACAGCTGAGAGTACAGCTCCTCTGTCCTCTTCTATTCTAGAGTTACAGTGAACACTTAGCAATGCACTAAGCAAAGCGACTGGCGTCTGCTATATGCCTGTTGTCAGTTGTCCCCAGGAAAGATGTTTGCATGACGTATTTCAACACAAATGTGCAGACACATGCCCAAATGCGTGGTGGGTTAATGTAGAAGAAAACAAGGTCAGAGAAACATATCTTGAGCTTAAACAAGGTAGTAAAGTTTTGTATTATCCTTAGTTCTTGAGGGAGAGCGCTGCACAGACTTGTCCCATTCTGTGTAAAGATACTCTTCCGTGTGCAGACAGAATTACCCTTACTCTAAAAAGTTCAGTCATGCTGTAGATATCATTTGTGATCTTCATCCCTGAGTGTTGCCTCTCAGATATCCTAGGTGCAGGCCACTGAGAGCCTTAGAGGTAGGAGTCCAGTTTTTACTTAACTGGATAGGTGTGGAAATAAACGCAGGACATGCTGCATCCAGTGGCTTTTGGATCAAGTTCTTCTTGCTTAAATTTCAGTagaatagaaatgaaaagataatATAATTGTGATAATTTCTAATATAACCCCTTGTTCTGTGCTAGAAATTGTAATCCTCATCCCCGAGAATTGACCATTGTAGCATCCCTCTTAGATTTCTGTGTCATTATCCACAGCTTCCCAAGTATTAAACCTTTATTATCCCAACTGAACAGCTCAGTGTTTCTGCTCTGtccagctgtgttttcttttccgGCTTTCCCCTAAGGCTGCTACCACTCTCTTCCCCTTGAATTTATGAACAAATTGCCTTGACTCACACATATCCCCTGAACAACTACCCTTTCGGTTCCGATGAAGGCTGAATCCCAAGACAGGATAATAAAGTTCAAAACCTTTGCCACTTTTTTAAGTCATATTTACAGCCTGATACCTGCGCTAAAAGAGATCAATAACACCACAAGGAAGATGAGTGTAATAAAACTTTCCAGTGCCCCAAGATTTAAACATGTTTattctcatttccatttctttggtTTAGCTGATGCCATGTTTCCCCCCCAACTTTTCAGGGTATttgcagatgaagaaagaagagcagtTCAGGAGTAAGTCACAGAATACTGTGCTGTCATATAATAACTACTGCTCTAATCTCATATACAATAAAACTCATATAAACTGACATTCAGTAAATCATAATAAAATACCACCTTGTCCTCTGTAAATACTTTGCCTCATGAAAGTTCTGGTCCAGCTCCCAGCAAAGTCAGGTGGAAACTTCCTGTATCTTTCAGTGGGGAATTCATTTGGCCTCTGAGCTTCACAAGCAGTGAGGTAAATCTTCATCTTTTTAGGAGAGACACAGAGAGGGGTAAATACAACATTTTCAAACCTTTATGCCTCTATTTGTGAgcataaatacatgtttttagaCTGAATATTTGTACAACTGTTAGCTACCCAATCAAAGAAACCCATAGGAAAGCCAGGAAGGACAAGTCTCatgtccattaaaaaaaaaagggggggattTGGTTCTGAAGCTGAGTCATGGACTGAAAAACAATGCTAAAAAGGAAATTGTGAAAGCTTGCCCATTGAATGTGGCAGGTTATCACATTGTGTTTGTGATTTGCTGTTTTCCTAACTTCAAGTGTTCGAGTTTGCAACTGCCTGTATTATTTGACacaatttattttgcatgtaatTACTGATTCTTATATATTAGCTTTCAACCGGTACCATGGTGCcatttgaaatacagctttctggTTTAAGAGATATGTAAGCTTATATGTCATGTTAAGGAGTAATTACTATTTTCTCCCACATCAatatgagaaaatgaaagagagatAAAAGGGCTTACTGTACCCGGTAGCTAAATCTGaaattcctctctctttcttcttcactaATTCCATTCATTCATTCAGGCTCAATAACTATTCTTAGTACTATATTGCATAGGAATGAATTATAGTAGTGATTACCTGACTTAATAGCATTCAAAACATGAACTAGTAACTGGAAGTTTAGGAATTCCTGTCagattttctccattttatcaATACCTGAATTGCAGAAGTTATCTGagccattttttctcttttgctcagTTTCAATGAGCAAACGAGAAAAAGAACCTGTGCCCAAATATGTGGTTTCATATCCTGAGtagattttaaatgttaagGACTTGTGAAGGAGGGCATATGGGAGAACAAAACAGTCAATGAATATTTTATCCAAATCTTTCAGACTTtggaggtttctttttttcatttaaattattgtCAAATTCATCATATCCGATAATTTTAAGGAATTCTCAGTAATGgttagaaaagagaagaaaaacaaacttccaaatatgaaaaagcagaagagcttAGGTAAGCTTAGAAAGTTGCCTCCTGCTCTCCAGAAATTACAGAAGAGACTGTGGCTTGAGCCtgtctgaagcagaaaatattccaaatatGTAATAACCATATCTTAATAAAAGCCTCCAGTTGTGACAAAAGTCACAATTGAGTCACAAAAGTCACAATTGTGAATAGTGACCAAGCTGTAGGCAGGGGCATTTACGGTAAATTCTGACAATGAAAACTTCTCACCAGTTATAAAGCAacaaactgcagagaaagatAACTCTGTAAGGTGATCAATTAGAAGATGGGTCATTTACTACTACAAAAATAGACTCAGAGAAGTTTATATAcgtttttatttaaaaggtttGTCTGTTAaccaaatcttttaaaattattccaaattaTTACATCAAATTGTAAAACCTCCCTAAACctactttttaaatatttataacagTCTTAACAAAACCAAGTGAAACCTCACTGCAGCGATTTCACATCAGcaataaaagtaattaattaTAATAGAGATGCAGAAGCACCAGTCAAAAATAGTATTGTAGCTACGAAGCAAAAACTGTGTTGAGTATTATTGTATCCTCATCAATTATCCCTTGTACAATTGTGTACAAGAGCTAAAGAAAGATTTCATTCTAGCTTAAAAATTTcattatgtatttaatttcactgtAAGACAGGGAAATTCTGGGGGAGTAGCTAGAGTTGACCTTTACTTTCAAACTTGTTTGCACAAGAACAGCAACTGCATCTATTTTTATGCTTCATTTAATACCCAATTTTGATACACCTACCTTTAATAGCACCTGCTTGCATAAGTTAGCCCGCTCTActcagtaggaaaaaaaaaataaaaataaataaaatccaactTCAAAAAGCTTCTAAATCCCTATTCAGCAAGACGGTCTCATACCTCTGAGCTCTCAGCCCGTGAACTCTCTCCATTAGTACTCGTGATCTTGAACACGTGCTTAATAAGCATGTGTGTAATTACCTTGATGAAGCCTGAATACACGAGGTTGCGGGCACCTGAGCTGTAACTGGGATGTGCTACTTGCACCTGAGTGCTGATGAAAACCCATGATTCTCATATCAGCAAATCTGCTGTAAAATgatt
This window harbors:
- the RRP15 gene encoding RRP15-like protein isoform X1, which translates into the protein MAAAVAAPRGGEAAEGEQADSDSELSSGLPEDSYSSGGEALDGDDEGETAALGNEVEEATSSKAGPSAGWADAMAKVLNKKIPQNKSIILAKNKNLEKEKAKEKQERLEKRMKLDKKREWEMMCRVKPDVVKDRDRERNLQRIATRGVVQLFNAVRTHQKNVDEKVKKAGRSDRQRAKLLSSVSKKDFIDVLRNAEGAKGSKNPAGKATKSKQGEVKSEEGPEWNILRDDFMMGASMKDWDKESDGEGSIEEGGGLKQEDDSD
- the RRP15 gene encoding RRP15-like protein isoform X2 — translated: MAAAVAAPRGGEAAEGEQADSDSELSSGLPEDSYSSGGEALDGDDEGETAALGNEVEEATSSKAGPSAGWADAMAKVLNKKIPQNKSIILAKNKNLEKEKAKEKQERLEKRMKLDKKREWEMMCRVKPDVVKDRDRERNLQRIATRGVVQLFNAVRTHQKNVDEKVKKAGRSDRQRAKLLSSVSKKDFIDVLRNAEGAKGSKNPAGKATKSKQKLHVF